The genomic DNA CCACTCCCGCAGCACCTGCAGCGACACGAGTTCAGATCACAACCCTGTGTCGGTGATTCGCGCCGCGCCAACGCTATCGGTGCGTTCATATGCGCTTGCAGCCCCGCGATGTCCCTCGGCGTGTGTCGTGAACCGTTCACCAAAATGTGCGCCGTCCGCTTCCCAAGCTGCCAACATTTCCGGCAGTGCAGCTGCCGACAGTCCCAAGCCCAGCGCCGCTTGGCTTGCCGCAGCATGCGCCTTGAGATGTTCGGTGGAGAAATCACTGCTGTGACCATCCAAGCGGTCAGCAGTCATTCGCAGCTCGATTGGATCGACCTTCAACGGATCGCTCGGCACGGCCACCTAAACCCCCTCAAACTCGTCCCCACAGAAAATGATAGGGCCGCCCGGCAACGGTCGCCGACGGCAATTTCACCTCCCCAGTCGTAGCCACTCGATCCTTGGCGAAATTCGTTTCGATTCACCCGAACTCGAGTGTGCGCCTGCCGAACTTGTTCAGCACGAAGGGCGCGGGCAGAAATGTCCCTCCGCTCGAACGAGCGGCCCCAAAATGCACGCGACACACCGCATTCGAGCGTACAAACACGCACACTCGCGGGAAGTGGAAAAGCTACTGGGAGGCGATGTCGACGGAGCTGCCGAGGGCGGCGACCCAGCCGGTGACCTGGCGGGCGATGTCCTGATCGGTCAGGCCGACCGACATCAGAACCTCGCTGCGAGTCGCGTGCTCCTGGAATTCCTGCGGCACACCGACGTCGCGGCACGGCACGTCGATCTCGGCACGACGCAGCGAGGCCGAGACCGCGGAGCCGATGCCGCCGGCAACACCGTTGTCCTCAAGCGTGACAACGAGTTTGTGCGCCCGGGCCAGATCGGCGATGGCCGTCGGAACGGGCAGCACCCAGCGGGGGTCGACGACGGTGACGCCGATGCCCTGCTTGCGCAACCGGTCGGCGACCAGCAGCGCCATCCGGGCGAACGCGCCGACGGCGACCAGCAGCACGTCGTCGGACAGGCCGTCGGCGGGCTCGGTCAGGATGTCGACGCCATGCTGGCGGCGGACGGCCGGGATGTCTTCGCCGACAGCGCCTTTCGGGAAGCGGATGGCGGTCGGCCCGTCATCGACGGCCACTGCCTCGCCGAGTTCCTCACGCAGCCGGGCGGCGTCGCGCGGTGCGGCGACCCGCATGCCGGGCACGATGCCGAGCATCGACATGTCCCACACACCGTTGTGGCTGGCGCCGTCGTTGCCGGTGATGCCGGCGCGGTCGAGAACCATGGTGACGGGCAGCTTGTGCAGCGCCACGTCCATCATGATCTGGTCGAACGCCCGGTTCAGGAACGTCGAGTAGATGGCGACGACGGGGTGCATCCCGCCCATGGCGAGACCCGCGGCCGACGTCATCGCGTGCTGCTCGGCGATACCGACATCGAAGAACCGGTCGGGGAACCGCTGCCGGAACGCCGACAGGCCCGTCGGCCCCGGCATGGCCGCGGTGATCGCGACGATGTCGCGCCGCTTGGTGGCCTGCTTGATCAGCTCCTCGGAGAACACCGACGTCCAGCCGAGCACCGACTCGGCGGTGGACCGCCCGGTGTGCGGGTCGATGATGCCGGTAGAGTGCATCTGCTCGGCTTCGTCGTTCTCCGCGTGCGAGTAACCCATGCCCTTGCGGGTGACGACGTGCACGATCACGGGTGCGTTGAAACCGCGGGCGTGCCGCAGCGCCGCCTCGACAGCGTGCTCGTCGTGCCCGTCTATGGGCCCGACGTACTTGAGCCCCAGATCGGTGAACAGCGCCTGCGGGGCCAGCGCATCCTTGATGCCGGCCTTGATGCTGTGCACGCACTGGTAACAGAACTCGCCGACGACGGGCACGCCGCGCAGCGCGTGCTTGCCGCGTTCGAGCGCCTTTTCGTAGCCGGGCTGCAGGCGCAGTGCCGCGAAGTGGTCGGCCAGACCACCGATGGTCGGCGCGTAGCTGCGGCCGTTGTCGTTGACGACGATGACGATCGGCCGATTGGCGGCCGCGATGTTGTTGAGCGCCTCCCAGCACATGCCGCCGGTGAGCGCGCCGTCACCGACGACGGCGACGACGTGCCGGTTGCGATAGCCGGAGAGCTCGAAGGCCTTGGCCAGCCCGTCGGCGTAGGACAGCGCGGTGCTGGCGTGGCTGGACTCGACCCAGTCGTGTTCACTCTCGGCGCGACACGGATAACCGGACAGGCCGCCCTTCATGCGCAGCGTCTCGAAGTCGGGGCACCGGCCGGTCAGCATCTTGTGGACGTACGCCTGGTGACCGGTGTCGAAGATGATCGGGTCGTGCGGCGAATCGAACACGCGGTGCAGGGCCAGCGTCAGCTCGACGACACCCAGGTTGGGGCCGAGATGCCCGCCGGTGGCGGCCACCTTGTGCACCAGGAATTCCCGGATCTCGGCGGCAAGTTCGGTCAGCTGAGGCTGCGACAGGTGCGCCAGATCAGCTGGGCCGCGGACCTGTTCAAGCATTCCGACAGTCTACGCACGAGTACCGGGTACAGCCGGTCAAGGCTGATAGATGTCCGGCACACCGTCACCGTCGTCGTCGGCGGTCTCCTGCTCGTGGATGCGGCGGTACGCGGCGTTGCGGGACAGCAGCACCACCGCGGCCAGCATCCCCGCGATCACCGAGCCGGCGAGCACGCCGATCTTGGCATCAGCGCTGGCGGACGTGCCCGCACCGAACGCCAGCTCACCGATCAGCAGTGACACCGTGAAGCCGATCCCGGCCAGCATCGCCACCCCGGCGACGTCGAGCCAGCCCAGTCCCTCGTCGAGCTCGGCGCCGGTGAATCGCGCCAGCAGGAATGTGGTGCTGAACACGCCGATGGCCTTGCCGAACACCAGTCCCAGAAGGACGCCGGCGGTCACCGGGTGGGTGATCGCGTCGACCAGGCCGGGCCAGCCGCCGACACTCACCCCTGCGGCGAAGAACGCGAACACCGGCACGGCCACCCCGGCCGACAGCGGGCGCAGCGCGTGCTCGAACATCTCTGCCGACGCGTGCCTGTCCAGGACCGGCACCCCAAATCCGAGCAGCACCCCGGCGACCGTGGCGTGGATACCGCTCGCGTGCACCAGGGCCCAGGTCGCCGCCGCGAGCGGCAGCAGCAGCCACCAGTGCCGGACCCCGCGCTGCACGGCCGCGACGAACAGCCCTCCTGGAATCACCGCCAGCGCGAGTGCCGTGGGATTGAGGTGATCGGTGTAGAAACACGCGATGACGATGATGGCCAGCAGGTCGTCGACCACCGCGAGCGTCAGCAGGAAGGTGCGCAGCGCGGTGGGCAGGTGCGTGGAGATCACTGCCAGGACGGCGAGAGCGAAGGCGATGTCCGTCGCGATCGGCACCGCCCAGCCGTCCAGATTCTCCGGGTGCCCCAGCCCCAGATTCAGGCCCACGAAGATGGCGGCGGGCGCCAGCATGCCGCCGACTGCGGCGGCGATGGGCAGCGCGGCACGCGCCGGGTCGCGCAGGTCGCCGGCGACGAACTCGCGTTTGAGTTCGACACCGAC from Mycolicibacterium phocaicum includes the following:
- the nhaA gene encoding Na+/H+ antiporter NhaA, whose product is MNNRNTRRRLLTRGSWPEAQRFTEILRKETVGGILLLLSAGVALVWANSPAAHSYHALSEFSVGPQAWHLHLSLSAWAADGLLAIFFFVVGVELKREFVAGDLRDPARAALPIAAAVGGMLAPAAIFVGLNLGLGHPENLDGWAVPIATDIAFALAVLAVISTHLPTALRTFLLTLAVVDDLLAIIVIACFYTDHLNPTALALAVIPGGLFVAAVQRGVRHWWLLLPLAAATWALVHASGIHATVAGVLLGFGVPVLDRHASAEMFEHALRPLSAGVAVPVFAFFAAGVSVGGWPGLVDAITHPVTAGVLLGLVFGKAIGVFSTTFLLARFTGAELDEGLGWLDVAGVAMLAGIGFTVSLLIGELAFGAGTSASADAKIGVLAGSVIAGMLAAVVLLSRNAAYRRIHEQETADDDGDGVPDIYQP
- the dxs gene encoding 1-deoxy-D-xylulose-5-phosphate synthase; amino-acid sequence: MLEQVRGPADLAHLSQPQLTELAAEIREFLVHKVAATGGHLGPNLGVVELTLALHRVFDSPHDPIIFDTGHQAYVHKMLTGRCPDFETLRMKGGLSGYPCRAESEHDWVESSHASTALSYADGLAKAFELSGYRNRHVVAVVGDGALTGGMCWEALNNIAAANRPIVIVVNDNGRSYAPTIGGLADHFAALRLQPGYEKALERGKHALRGVPVVGEFCYQCVHSIKAGIKDALAPQALFTDLGLKYVGPIDGHDEHAVEAALRHARGFNAPVIVHVVTRKGMGYSHAENDEAEQMHSTGIIDPHTGRSTAESVLGWTSVFSEELIKQATKRRDIVAITAAMPGPTGLSAFRQRFPDRFFDVGIAEQHAMTSAAGLAMGGMHPVVAIYSTFLNRAFDQIMMDVALHKLPVTMVLDRAGITGNDGASHNGVWDMSMLGIVPGMRVAAPRDAARLREELGEAVAVDDGPTAIRFPKGAVGEDIPAVRRQHGVDILTEPADGLSDDVLLVAVGAFARMALLVADRLRKQGIGVTVVDPRWVLPVPTAIADLARAHKLVVTLEDNGVAGGIGSAVSASLRRAEIDVPCRDVGVPQEFQEHATRSEVLMSVGLTDQDIARQVTGWVAALGSSVDIASQ
- a CDS encoding ESX-1 secretion-associated protein, producing MAVPSDPLKVDPIELRMTADRLDGHSSDFSTEHLKAHAAASQAALGLGLSAAALPEMLAAWEADGAHFGERFTTHAEGHRGAASAYERTDSVGAARITDTGL